TGCGGCCAAACTGGATGGCGCGAATAACATCTTCCGTGGACGTGCAGCGTGCGATTAACGCGGGTTTGCGGTCGATCATGGCGTTCCAGATTTGGCGCACCTCGTCGTATCCGGCATCGTCCGGAAGAAGCACTTCCCCCCTGGAAGTGCGTTTTAAATTCGTCGATATTGACCTTCATGATTGTCACCTGGCGTTGTTTAACCCTACTAATTATGGTGGGTTTTGCGCGCCGTAGCAGGTTAATTCGCCCTCCTCTGTGTGCCCCTAAGCGAAACATTTTCAGCATAACCTTAAGGCAGCACCTGCGCGGATCGGCCAGACTTAACCTTTTTGTTTATAAGGATGCCATGCGATGAGACGTCTGGTTATGTCGATCTTCTCCAGCCCGGAGTCGTTGCTGCAGGTGATGAGCCAGCAAGAAATTATTGAAGCCGTCGAGGACGGGGACCGCATTATTATCGATCAGGATGGTAACGCTTCGGTCAATTACAAAAGCAAAGAGGTGCGACAGGACTTTCTGCGCCATGTTAACGCGCTGAAGAGGGCCTGATATGGGAACGGCGATATTTATGGTGCTGATGGTGAGCGGATACTGGTACACCAGCCGCGACCTCTCCACCCGGTTTAAAATTAAGCGCTCCTTCGGCTGGGATGTCTATTTTCTGGTGGCGCTGTACGGCTGTATCTTCGTACTGCAGGGCGTGATCGCCACCGGCCTGCTCTGGCTGGTGCTGCTCGGGTGCTCTTATGCGGCCAATACGTTCCACTTAACCGCCCAGGACAATGCCAACTGGCAAGTGGATTTTATGAACTGGAGCTTTCTGGGCATCCAGGCACCGGTGGTGGTGATGCTGGCCTTTGCGATCCTGTTTTGCCTCTATCGCTCTAACTGGGCGGGCAGCGCCCGGCTGGACGGTGAAGGCCGGAAACAGCTTTATAAGCGCCTGTCGCAATCCAGCGGTATTGAACAGCTGCTGTATCAGTGTATGGAGGAAGGCGAGCTGGCGCTGGTGACGCTTAAGTCGCGACGTATTTACGTCGGCATGATCCATACTGCGACCCTCGAATATGAAAAGACCGCCAATATCGTGCTGATCCCGATGCTCAGCGGCTATCGCGACGGTACGACGCTCAACCTGTGCATTGAGCATAACTACAGCAAGTGGTATGCCGACCATGACATCACTCTCGATTCGCAGCCGAGAAGCGCGATGGCCTTTCGAAAAGTGATTATGCTGGATCAAATTGAAAGTCTTTCACTCTTCGATCCGGCCAGCGCCAGCGCGCTGGATCTGGAGCAGCGTGCGGAGAAAATTGGCTGATCGGTTCGCCGATCATGAAGATGGCTCATGTTGTAGTGAAATTTAGTCGCTTTCACTCGCTCAGGGGCTCTGGCATAAAAGATGCATTAACGTATCAGCAACATAAAAACTGAAATTAACGAGTTTCAGTTTTTATGCCAGAGCTCAGGAAGTGAGATGACGATGAATAAAGACTTCACCTTTACGATCAAACGCAGTCGTTTCGATGAGAATTATAACCCTTCGGAAAACACGCGTATTACCACTAACTTTGCCAATCTGGCCCGCGGCGATAATCGCCAGCAGAACCTGCGTAATACGTTAGTCATGATCGACAACCGATTCAACGCCTTAGCCCACTGGGATAACCCCAAAGGCGATCGTTATACCGTTCAGCTGGATATTATCTCTGTCGAGATGAATATTGATGCGGAAGATAGCCGCTTCACCTTCCCGGCCATTGAAATATTGAAAACCAACATTATTGATAAACATACCAACGAGCGCATTGAAGGTATTGTCGGGAATAACTTCTCTTCTTACGTGCGGGATTATGATTTCAGCGTATTGCTGCCGGATCACAATAAACATCAGGCGGAGTTCAGCATTCCGCAGGATTTTGGCGCGTTACACGGCAATATCTTCAAACATTTTGTGAACTCTGAAGAGTACCAGCAGAACTTCAGCAAGCCGCCGGTGATCTGCCTCAGCGTCTCCAATAAAAATGTCTATCAGCGCATCGGGAATGAACATCCGGTATTAGGCATCGAATACCAGCAGCAGGGTTCGTCGCTGACCGAAACCTACTTCAAAAAAATGGGGCTGCAGGTTCGCTACTTTATGCCGCCAAACAGCGCCGCGCCGCTGGCGTTCTTTTTCATCGGCGATTTACTGAGCGACTACAGCTTTATTGAGCT
This Leclercia sp. S52 DNA region includes the following protein-coding sequences:
- a CDS encoding DUF1852 domain-containing protein; this encodes MNKDFTFTIKRSRFDENYNPSENTRITTNFANLARGDNRQQNLRNTLVMIDNRFNALAHWDNPKGDRYTVQLDIISVEMNIDAEDSRFTFPAIEILKTNIIDKHTNERIEGIVGNNFSSYVRDYDFSVLLPDHNKHQAEFSIPQDFGALHGNIFKHFVNSEEYQQNFSKPPVICLSVSNKNVYQRIGNEHPVLGIEYQQQGSSLTETYFKKMGLQVRYFMPPNSAAPLAFFFIGDLLSDYSFIELIGTISTMETFQKIYRPEIYNANSVAGQQYQPSLTNQDHSLTKIVYDREERSQLAIEQGKFTEKHFIKPYKNILEQWSAQYAR